The genomic region ACGCACGTTGTTCGGTCGCGCCCACAGGTGGCTGTCTGCCCGTCAGTCACGACAGGAGTGGGTCAGTCGGCGGTCTCCAATGTCCCGGGTACACCTATTACAGAATAGTATTTTCGACTAGCAAGTTCTTTATACAGTGGACAGTCAGTTGCCATCAGAGACAAAACATGGATATTCGTAGCCAAAAATCCGAAGTAACTTCCGGAGATGCGGAAAATTCTGTCACGGCGACCCCCGGCTGGGCCGACGAGACGCCCGATCGGGACTCGGTGGTCCGTGACAGCTTCGGCCGGACCATCACGCTCGACCGGTGTCCGACCCTGTCAGCGCCCATCGTCGACGACCTCGTCGAGATGTACGAGGAGTTCGACCCGCCAGGGATTGCACACGGCCTTCCACCGGTGGGCGAGTCGCGGATTCGCGACTGGCTCGACGTCCTCTCCGCGGGCTTCCACGCCGTCGCCCGCTACCGTGGTCGCATCGTGGGCCACGCCGTCCTCGTCCCGACCGAGGAGGCCGCACACGAACTCGCCATCTTCGTCCACCAGGACTACCGGAACGCGGGCATCGGCACCACCGCCCTCACCGAGGTGCTCACGATGGCCCGGCGTCGTGACGTGCCGACGGTCCGGCTCTACGTCGAGCGCTCGAACGAGCCCGCCATCGGACTCTACCGGTCGTTCGGGTTCGAGGCCGAGCCGTCCGGCCCCGGCGAGCTGGAGATGCGGCTCGCACTCGATGGTGCGTCGACCGACGCGCTCGGTTCGGACGGTTCCAGCCCGTGAGAAGTGACGGTTCAGTGAATGCGACGGCCACCACTTCCCTTCGCTGCAGTCCTTCGTCGCCCGCTCTTGCGCCGGATGCTCCGGCCGGTCGCCGCCTTCGTCGCGGTCGTCTTCCTCGGGGTCACCGGGTTCGGTACACTGGGTGGCGTCGGCGTCGTCGACGCGCTGTTCTGGCTCCTCGACC from Haloarchaeobius sp. HME9146 harbors:
- a CDS encoding GNAT family N-acetyltransferase — protein: MVRDSFGRTITLDRCPTLSAPIVDDLVEMYEEFDPPGIAHGLPPVGESRIRDWLDVLSAGFHAVARYRGRIVGHAVLVPTEEAAHELAIFVHQDYRNAGIGTTALTEVLTMARRRDVPTVRLYVERSNEPAIGLYRSFGFEAEPSGPGELEMRLALDGASTDALGSDGSSP